TCCTCTCGAAAATGTTGAGGATTCACTTAAATAGTCTTCATTAGCCAAATCCCATTTTGTCCTTAATGGTCCCGTCCATGCtagctccacgcgtggaggcctGGCGTGGAACCATACTAGAACTGTTCCACGCCAGCCCCACACGTGGGAGAGGCGTGGACCCTCTGTGCCTGCTTCGTTTCTTCGTTTGTTCCTTCCTTCGGCCTCGGGTCCTGTTTTGTCCTGCGGGAATAGCTTCAAAACACAACACAAAGTGGAGTTTGCAAGAATGATCACATCCGAGCTTATTATGCATGAATTGATTACAAATTGGTGTAAAAAACAGTGCGTTTGAGTCCTTAAATCGACCCTAAACCCGACTACTTTTGGCGCTTATCACTACGTTACGGAAAGGGCACGATTAGTGTGGGCTTGATGATCAAAGCACTAGatattgaaaattaattgtATCTTGTAACCAAGGAGTGGTGGATATAGTGGATTCCTCCTGGAGAtaggagaaagtggagtaggaaGATTACATACACCTtctaagagttaattccagcaatggtcctcgactatgttgattttccaaaattagtccccgacttttaatttggacaatttaggtcccctaactttcaaattctttccaatgttggtcctttagtcaaattttggttaaattgaggtcaaatgaagtggtaaaattgtccgttcacctatttagtttattattacttgtatttctcctgtcttatacgctgtatatatgaatataatctcagccgAAGtttcaatcgaagccatataatttCAATcgatgtctcttcgactgatattatattcatatatatatatatatatatatatatatatatagcgtataggacagaagaaatacgagtatacaagtgaacggacaattttacaccttcatttgacctcaatttaaccaaaatttgacaaaatgaccaacattggaaagaatttgaaagtcaagggacctaaattgtccaaattaaaagtcggggactaattttggaaaatcaacatagtcggaggatcattgctggaattaaGTCCACCTTCTAACCACTGTAAATTTCTTGTGTCTTttattgttttactttatttatttatgcatgCATAATCCACACGTGAAACACGCActacataattatttattattccgCTGTGTACAAGACACTAACAAACTGTTAAgtgttttgattttgattttagcTTAGCAATTTGAATTGGATTAAAGTCTATTCACcaccaaccccccccccccctagactttaCCTTATCTCTTTTGGGACCAACATTACTGATAACATTATGATTGCTTATGAGATGCAACATTACTTGAAGAGAAAAAGATATGGGAGGGTGGGTTGTGGTACTCTTAAACTAGATATGAGTAAAGCCTACGATGGAGTAGAATGACCTTTGCTTCGGGCTATTATGTTGAAACTAGGATTTCATGAGAGATGGGTTAATATGATTTATCACTGTGTTTCCATTGCTGTCTATTTTGTCTTGAACCAGAATGAAGAGATAGGTCCTATTGTTCCTAGTATAGGTCTCCATCAAGGAGATCATCTTTCTCCTTACATTTTCTTGTTAATTGCTGAGGGCTTTAGTAGTCCTATTGACAAGTTTGTAAGAATGGGGAAATTGCATGGGATTTCTATTGCTAGGTTTGCTCCTTCTGTGTCTCACTTGTTTTTTGCTGATGACTCATACATCTTCTTTAAAGCTTCCCCCTCCGAGAGCCTCTAATATTAAGCAACCCCTAAACCATGTGCTTCAGTATTAATGTTGAGGAGGATCTTAGGGAGAGAATTGGGAACATTCTAGGGGTGAGGAATATGGGGAGAAAGGAGAATAACCTTGGTCTTCCAATGATTGTAGGAAGGAACATAAGACAGATTTTTGGCTTTATCAAGGATAAGATCCTGAAACGTATCCAATGTTGGATAATAGATTTCTTTCTAGGGCAGGGAGAGAGGTCCTCCTTAAGAGTGTCATCCAAACAATTCCTTCTTATGCTGTGTGAGTTTTTCTACTTCCAAAAGAGTTAACTAAGGAGATTGAAACTACTTTGAATGCCTTTTGGTGGAAGGGGAGTAGGTGAGGGTAAAGGTATACACTGGAAATCCTGGAATGATTTATACATCCCTAAGGAGTGGGGTGGGATGGGGTTTCGAAAGTTTAGAGAGTTTAATATTGACATGCTCAGTAAACAAGCATGGAGACTTATCATCAACCCGAATTCGTAGGTAAGCAAGATTTATAAGGCTAGATACTATCCCTCATATACTTTTTAGAGGCTCAAAGTGGTTCTAATCCTTCCCTAATTTGAAGGAGCTTGCTGGAAACTCAGGATATCATAAGAATGCATAGCAGGTGGAGAGTAGAAACAGGGAGATGCATCAAAATTTGGAAGGACAAGTGGCTGCCTAATTAGGATAATCCTAGTGTTAGCTCTTTCCCATCCCTCCTGATGGAAAATGCATCTGTTAACACTTTGATGGTTCGTATTGAAAACAGTTGGGATGAAGAAATAATTAGAGAAATTTTCAACCCCAAAGATGCTGAGTTGATTACGAAAATCTCCCTTGCTAGACATCAAACTCAGGACAAAGTCATTTGGGCTCCAGATGATCTTGGGAACTTCTCAGTTAAGAGTTTCTATAATGTTttaaatgaagaattaagaCATCAAGACAAAGAGGACTGGGCTATTCTTTGGAAGTTGAAAGTTCCCCCTAAAATCAAGATTTTCTTCTAGCAAGTTTGTTCCAATTGTCTGCTTACTAGGGACTTACTAAAACAAAGAAGAGTGAATTATGAGGATATTTGCCCTCTCTACACTGTTGAGAATGAATTAATATGGCATAGTTTTATCGATTGTGCTTATGTTAAGGAGGTTTGGAGACTAATGAGAATTCAGCCCCAAGTTTCTTCATCACAATCATTCCGGTGCTAGTTTTTGCAAATTCTCCAAGGGATGTCGAAGGAAAAGGTGTGCTccgtaattttaatttgttgggaaGTCTGGAGGCAACATAATGTAAAAATTTGGGAGAACAAAAGCCCTGTTAGGCTTTCCAAAACCATAAGAAAAGCTACATGATATCTTGAAGATTGGAGGAAAGCTTGTTGTGCTGATACTAGTCCTGAAGATAAAAGTCAGACCAATGTTAAATAGGCCAATACGCAAAAGGGTTTTCTAAAGCTTAATATTGATGCAGATTTCGATACGGATCATAAAGCTATGGGTTTTGGTAGTGTGCTAAGAAACTATGAGAGCATATTCATTGCTGCAAGGGGCATCCAGTGCAGGGGCATCTACTCACCAAGAGAAGTAGAGGTTGTGGTAGGGAATCTCTCAGCTGGATTAAGGACATGGATTTGGATAATGTTTTCGTGGAAACTGACTCTCTCTCAGTTGTTAAGAGTCTTGATCTAAATATTGGAGAGTCttactttaatttaatgattACTGATGTAAAAAACTTATTGAGTAGTTTCTCTCAAGTATTTTTACCGTTTGTTAAATGATCAGCGAATCGGGCGGCTCACACTGTTGCAACTCAGTCTGTTTTTAATGCTGGTTGTTCGAAGTGGTTTGATAACCCTCCCCCTATCTTTGTAATGTTCTTTCTTCGGAGTTGATTAATTAAATGTTTCTGTTtctgtttaaaaaaatagtatagGGGTGAAAGTTAAACAGGACGAAATGTTTGGGCATCTTTTGTATTTATACCTAAGTTTGGGGTTCAAATAACAATTTcacctttcttcttctctgaAGTGTCTTGGGAACAAAGCTTCTACccctttttttctctctttctccctCACTGTTCGTATAGATCAATAACATCGTACGTCTTTTCACTGAATCGGAAAACCAACTGCAAAGCTCTGAAGAATTtccaaaacataaaaaatgagTAGAGGAAGCGGCGGCGGCTATGATCGGCATATTACGATCTTCTCGCCGGAAGGACGTCTCTTTCAAGTCGGTAAGCAGAAGGATTTTTGTTCACTCTTTAAAACTCTAAAGTTCACACGTAATGCAATTTACTTCACTTTCAGCTCCACCAAAATTGGGgttttttcttcctctctttgttttttgttggtGTAAAATTGGTAGggctttttttattttgtgaacAGAATACGCGTTTAAGGCTGTGAAGGCCGCTGGAATCACCTCCATTGGCGTCCGAGGAAAAGACTCTGTATGTGTGGTTACTCAGAAGAAAGTCCCGGTAAGTTCTTATATTTAATCAGTTTCATTTAGCTATTGAGGATTTATGCTTAGTTGTTACGGAGTAGTATGTTTTTTAATAGCTGGAAAATCTGTATATGTGACAATTACAATTTATGATAgatacaattaaatttaggtGATTCTAGTGTTCCTGAATTTTGTACAAATTGATCCAGGATTAGATTAggttaataattattaatttttacacTGATGACTGTggatttacatttttaatgtgATTATTGTGAGCAGGACAAGCTATTGGATCAGACAAGTGTAACCCATCTGTTTCCGGTAACCAAGTATCTTGGATTGTTGGCTACTGGAATAACAGGTTTGTTTCTTTTAGTTCTTGAATGAATAAATGAAACAATGAACTTGTTGGAGCGGTAGAGGatgttttgtaattttgttaaTTGGAAAAGAATGTGCCATTCTTGATGATGCTAGTGTGTAGGAGGATGTTCATCACATTGCGGTATCATTCATCCATCATGAGCATAATGTCTTGATAGGTTGTCAAATGGTCCTTCGTTTCGGTTGGTCTGTTGCATTTCTTCAGGCTCAGGGTCTTGAAATCTCTTGGTAATAATTGGAAATAGACCATATATTCTATGATTTGTATTTTAGATGATGGAAGACCTTGATATTAGGAGAGTTTGTATTTATGCTCCCAATGTGTAAGTCCTTAAGTCCTTTTTCTTGTTGTTATAGCTTTGTGGCATTCTTTTCCAGCCTTTATGAACTTTTTTAAAAGATTGGGACAAAACTAATTAATTGTCAATTACTTATTTTACATGgagtaaataaacatgtaaaaAGTTAACAAtggtatttttgtctttaacTTGCTCAATAAGTTGGAGTGCTTGCTGGAAGCACATTGTAACTTTTCTGCTTAGTATAAAAACATTTCCATGATGTGCATACATCATTGGCACAATGGTGGTCTCTGGATTTGGAATTTTTACCAAAACATGAATCTCTTTCTTACTGTTTCCAATCCATTCTTGCAGCTGATGCTAGGACCTTGGTCCAACAGGCTAGGAATGAAGCTGCTGAGTTCCGCTTTAGATATGGATATGAAATGCCAGTGGATGTGCTGGCCAGATGGTATGCTAAACTGTTTCAAATGATTCTTTTGTTCTGTTCATTGGATTAACAATAACTGTCATGGCCAGTATGTAATTAGCTGGGCGCCATGGTTCTCTAGTCATTAAATGCAAAATGAGGATGCTTACATGAGCAGCCAACTATATATCATTCTTATAGATATTGACTTCTCTTTGATGAATTATTGCAGTAGTAGTATTTTAATTAGGTAATAAGTATGTGTCAATGAGACAATGAACATATACATAATTGCAGACAATCTGAGATCTCTACCCTGCGTTTACATGCATAATCTTATTCAAATAAGATATAATAAGTGCTTTTCAACATAAACAGGATTGCAGACAAATCACAGGTCTATACCCAGCATGCTTATATGAGACCACTTGGAGTAGGTTTGTCCAGGATCACTTGTACACTTATCTATTAATTTATAGTTTGCTGCTTCAATATGTTGGTCCCCATTCTGATTCGTCATCTTTGCAATGTGCAGTTGCAATGGTTCTGGGAATAGATGAGGAGAAAGGCCCTCAGCTCTTCAAGTGTGATCCTGCAGGTCATTTTTTTGGTCACAAGGTGCTTGGAAAACCTATATGTCCTCTTATGTGTTTGAATTTCTGTTCTTCACTTTACTTGATTCTTTTTTATGCCTGTTAGTGTTAGAGCCAAACCCATGTATCTGTTTGCCAAACCTGGATCCTGGTTGTCAGCTCAACTGATTCTGATTGATCCTCTAATCAGCTTTTAAAATCTTTATCCATCTGCAAAACGTAtttctttctccttttttttttttttaatatgttttcTTCCATGAAGTTGAATTCCTTTTAAGCATGTTAAAATTAAGCATACATCACATTTTGGTCTGgtattaacaaataaaattgttGCAGGCAACTAGTGCTGGAGTAAAAGAACAAGAGGCAATCAACTTTCttgagaagaaaatgaaaaatgaccCTGCTTTCAGTTATGAAGAAACTGTACAGGTgaaaagaaaatgcaaaacAAAAACATGTTTTTAAACTCATTTTCCTCGCACCTGTGGAGGAAATGCTGAACCATCATCTTTTAAAATGGCCTAATTGGCTGTCATATATCTATGTTGTTTTGTAGACTGCAATCTCTGCTCTCCAATCTGTTCTACAAGAAGATTTCAAGGCCAGTGAGATTGAGGTACTTTCATTCCCCTTTCCCCTCCTGGAAATGAAGAAAGGGTTCTTGTCTGTCTGATTGCGATATATGTCAACTGCTGTATCTGTCCAGGTTGGCGTTGTGAGGCAAGAAGATCCATCCTTTAGAGTGTTATCCACTGAGGAGATTGATGAGCATTTGACAGCCATCAGCGAGCGTGACTAATCAGCCACACAAAGATTAGTCACACAATACTTATTTTACGTTGAAATCTGTGGTGTTGAAAGTTGGTGAGATTCACTTCACTTCACTTTTCAGTAAGACATTGTTTCATATGCATGGAACCTTGAATTCAGCCATTGTTTCATTTCAGATTGTTGTAGACTTCTTGTagttaattaaaattgaatatcTTTTGATTAAATTTCAGGTAAAACATGAATCTTTTTAGTTGGAACTTTAGGCAGTTCTGTAGAAAAGATTTTAGCTGTACTGCCATTTCTCTGCACCCTTCATGGTATATACCTGAAATGCTAACAGTACTTGGTGcaatctaagggtgtgtttggttcatgggttcaCACACTCggaatgggaatcaaaatcatagttagtgtttggttgacaactttttaaaacacaattatggATTTGATTATTACCCCTCCAATTAAAAATtccattccctaattaaaaacggGTATCATTTCATTTTAGTGGTAATCtgatttttaagtttagattagtgtttttagatttttgttttgattattttttgtaatattggtgctttggatgtcattatattaggataaattgccttaattttttatttttgtgttttttaaaacctatattcccattatagggtcatataTAATCAGGGTCATATAtaatcaaacatcaatattggtaatcattctaattccatcttactaccaaacatgcaaaatacttttcaccaaaatccattattattataagtattttattccaattccgattccgattcccttatgcaaaccaaacacaccctaaataacATACAATGTTAGCCGTTTTTGTTGTTTGACACGGTAGAAATTCCCTATTTTTAAGCTATAATTACTTCTCAGAGTTACAGGCTATGAAATAAGCAGCAGCAGTTATGGTGATGACATACAAATTATGAAGTTTATGTATGTTAGTTCTTCCAGTTCACCAAACTCCCTTTAATAGGCATTCTTTTGATCCAACCACTCTTGATGCTGTGTAGAGTATACCCATTTTGTCCAGGGCAACATGTTCTGGTTTCTTTAGAAACCCATACCCAAGTTACTCATTCTCTATCCCCATTCATGCAAGGATACAAATTACAACCCACTGATCAGTGATTACAGATCAGATTTAGCATAAAATATGCGTGCTACATTTGTTTTGAAACGATTCTCTGGTTaatgatttcattttttaagGTTCAACTTAATTTTGGTTaatgatttcattttttaagGTTCAACTTAATTTTGGTTaatgatttcattttttaagGTTCAACTTAATTTTAGTCACTATTGGAACCGCTTCAATTTCATTATTCACACAAACACACTTAAGAAATGTTTCATATTATGATCTATGGAAACCCATGTGttttatggcatgtttggttggatggaaaatcaattccatggaaaaaaaatttcaaaaagttgaGGAAATGAGTTActtattatgttgtttggttggattgaaaatgttttccattaaTTTTGACTTCCCAAAAGaggaggaaaacaaattcttagaTTGAgataggtattttgttttccaaagagattgggaagaaagtattaAGTCCTTGACTATTTACCCTCatcaaaattgattaattacaCAGGTGCACTACACGCGCCGCCCTGGGTGCGATGAGGCACAGTTACTATGCCATTTGGTGGGCCTCACTGGGACTTGACAAAATTGTGAAATAGCCGGAGAAAAACACCCCTTAAATTTCATCTTCCCATTTGTATAAAAACTCATCAATTAGTTTTTGTTCCTAAAACATTGTGCCAATGTTAATTAATGTGGATgaccttaccattccaaatccaaccaaacaatgaaattcatattcccagtaatttcttttccatcaACCAAACAGAAGGATCTATTTTCCTAGTAATTTGTttttcatggaatttgaattcaatttccttcaaatattttccaacgaACCAAACGGACTGTTAGTGTTTTGGAAACCT
This portion of the Ipomoea triloba cultivar NCNSP0323 chromosome 5, ASM357664v1 genome encodes:
- the LOC116019076 gene encoding proteasome subunit alpha type-6, coding for MSRGSGGGYDRHITIFSPEGRLFQVEYAFKAVKAAGITSIGVRGKDSVCVVTQKKVPDKLLDQTSVTHLFPVTKYLGLLATGITADARTLVQQARNEAAEFRFRYGYEMPVDVLARWIADKSQVYTQHAYMRPLGVVAMVLGIDEEKGPQLFKCDPAGHFFGHKATSAGVKEQEAINFLEKKMKNDPAFSYEETVQTAISALQSVLQEDFKASEIEVGVVRQEDPSFRVLSTEEIDEHLTAISERD